The proteins below come from a single Pichia kudriavzevii chromosome 2, complete sequence genomic window:
- a CDS encoding uncharacterized protein (PKUD0B12120; similar to Saccharomyces cerevisiae YGR264C (MES1); ancestral locus Anc_5.41), with translation MVFLNFFFFFSLFSFFPYWVCQIKLMLLFGHLRLVTLVSSASYTSKGNKVQIMSYKLYLSKDKTPTALAENIKVSVASLVFNPSLFASLKKVTQDNELINESLTQSNEKHTVFIDTKNPKFHLFHANTTAKFLKALSSSKYEDELVYSHVEGPLYELTKTGKIDESEIEKLISSFSTVDTKSIEQLLVFASIYALIFRNTELISKFPFLVSFYTETKEAVDFAIANTKIERSVPKNTGTTNYLADHLIRKPEGKLKPIEGERNILITSALPYVNNVPHLGNIVGSVLSADIFARYCKDRNYNTLFICGTDEYGTATETKALEEKVSPRELCTKYHKIHKEVYDWFDIGFDYFGRTTTEKQTEIAQDIFMKLHKNGYLEEQVMRQLYCPEHKGYLADRYVEGECPKCHYEDARGDQCDKCGVLLDPFELINPRCKLDNATPIPKDSKHIFLSLDKLEPELKEWVEKSSTEGKWSKNSKTITNSWLREGLKPRCITRDLVWGTPVPLEDFKDKVLYVWFDATIGYVSITANYTDDWKLWWQKQENDKTDTKLYQFMGKDNVPFHTVVFPATEIGTRDPWNKLYHLNTTEYLQYEGGKFSKSRGIGVFGNNAKDTGISPSVWRYYLASIRPESQDSQFSWTEFVTKNNSELLANLGNFVNRITKFVNAKYNGVIPEFDLKNCPNFTETAESDINKILSTYIDDMENCRLRKGLETAMQLSSRGNLFLQENKLDNSTYENEPEKADAVVAIGINLVYLVSSVIGPYMPEVRDNICQILNVPQLAIPDKFEMFIQEGHCISKPQYLFARIDEKKIDEWRNKYGGVQK, from the coding sequence ATGGTTTtcttaaatttttttttttttttttcccttttttcatttttcccCTACTGGGTTTGCCAAATCAAGTTGATGCTACTCTTTGGCCATCTTAGATTAGTCACGCTAGTTTCTTCGGCTAGTTACACTTCTAAAGGAAACAAGGTTCAGATCATGTCTTATAAGCTCTATTTGTCCAAGGACAAGACCCCAACAGCGCTGgctgaaaacatcaagGTTTCTGTTGCttctcttgttttcaaCCCTTCTCTCTTTGCATCTTTAAAGAAAGTCACCCAAGATAACGAACTAATTAATGAATCGTTAACTcaatcaaatgaaaaacacACCGTCTTTATTGACACAAAGAACCCAAAgtttcatttatttcatgCCAATACTACTGCTAAATTTTTGAAGGCCTTATCTAGCTCTaaatatgaagatgagCTCGTTTATTCACACGTTGAAGGCCCCCTCTATGAACTGACCAAAACAGGTAAGATTGACGAGTCTGAAATAGAGAAGCTtatttcctctttctctACAGTTGATACCAAGTCCATTGAACAGTTGTTAGTTTTTGCTTCCATCTATGCCCTTATTTTCAGGAACACAGAATTGATTTCGAAATTCCCATTTCTAGTCAGTTTCTATACCGAGACTAAAGAAGCCGTTGACTTTGCCATTGCAAATACCAAGATCGAGAGAAGTGTACCAAAAAACACTGGAACTACCAATTATCTGGCGGACCACCTTATCAGAAAACCTGAGGGTAAGTTAAAACCAATTGAAGGAGAACGTAATATTCTGATCACATCTGCGTTGCCTTATGTCAATAATGTTCCTCATTTAGGTAATATTGTTGGTTCTGTTTTGTCAGCAGATATCTTTGCTAGGTATTGTAAAGATAGAAATTACAACACTTTGTTTATTTGCGGTACTGACGAATATGGTACTGCTACTGAAACAAAGGCTTTAGAAGAGAAAGTTTCTCCAAGGGAATTATGTACCAAGTATCACAAAATTCATAAGGAAGTGTATGATTGGTTTGATATTGGCTTTGACTACTTTGGCCGTACGACAACAGAAAAGCAAACCGAAATTGCACAGGATATTTTTATGAAACTCCACAAAAACGGTTATTTGGAAGAACAGGTCATGAGGCAGCTCTATTGCCCTGAACACAAGGGTTATCTTGCAGATAGATATGTTGAAGGTGAATGTCCAAAATGTCATTATGAGGACGCAAGAGGTGACCAATGTGATAAGTGTGGTGTGTTGTTAGATCCTTTTGAGTTAATCAATCCTCGCTGTAAGTTAGACAATGCAACACCAATTCCAAAGGACTCCAAACACATTTTCCTATCTTTGGACAAGCTGGAGCCGGAATTAAAGGAATGGGTTGAGAAATCTTCAACTGAAGGTAAATGGTCTAAGAATTCCAAGACAATCACTAATTCGTGGTTAAGGGAAGGTTTGAAACCAAGATGTATCACACGTGATCTTGTTTGGGGTACACCTGTTCCATTAGAAGACTTTAAGGATAAGGTTTTATATGTTTGGTTCGATGCAACTATTGGATACGTATCGATCACTGCTAATTATACCGATGATTGGAAACTATGGTGGCAGaagcaagaaaatgataaaaccGACACCAAATTATATCAATTTATGGGTAAAGATAATGTTCCTTTCCATACTGTTGTTTTCCCAGCAACTGAAATTGGTACGCGTGACCCATGGAATAAGTTATATCATTTGAATACTACCgaatatcttcaatacGAAGGTGGtaaattttccaaatccaGAGGCATCGGTGTTTTTGGTAATAATGCTAAGGATACTGGTATTTCACCATCTGTTTGGAGATATTATCTAGCATCAATTAGGCCAGAATCCCAGGACTCTCAATTTTCCTGGACAGAATTCGTTACAAAGAATAATTCCGAACTATTGGCAAACTTAGGAAACTTTGTGAATAGAATAACTAAGTTTGTGAATGCAAAATACAACGGTGTTATTCCAGAATTTGACTTAAAGAACTGTCCAAACTTTACTGAAACCGCAGAATCTGATATTAATAAAATCCTATCCACttatattgatgatatggAAAACTGCAGACTGAGAAAAGGTTTAGAAACGGCAATGCAATTGTCTTCCAGAGGTAACTTATTCCTACAAGAGAATAAGCTGGACAATTCCACTTATGAGAATGAGCCTGAAAAAGCGGATGCTGTCGTAGCAATCGGTATCAACCTGGTCTATCTAGTCAGTTCAGTTATTGGCCCTTACATGCCTGAGGTCAGAGACAATATTTGCCAAATCCTGAATGTGCCACAATTGGCTATTCCAGATAAGTTTGAGATGTTCATCCAGGAAGGTCACTGTATCAGTAAACCACAATACTTATTTGCCAggattgatgaaaagaagatcGACGAGTGGAGGAACAAATACGGTGGTgttcaaaaataa
- a CDS encoding uncharacterized protein (PKUD0B12130; similar to Saccharomyces cerevisiae YDL212W (SHR3); ancestral locus Anc_2.77) has translation MTTATPQPLSAYSRIVTGGTLIAIISCSFLLGVLFANWPYTDGLLWTVHESIEQREDAARRALSHYIHWLEIPKYIPYTMYVITGVGFLGLASKIISPNEDAKYYEYGSFVVFIIAVCCYISNVRFGAYSAQAGQWGEVDEFTGLTVIAASEVIIVFLLLGIVIIQSGIFYAQYEDDKVKADFLLKELKTKLAQQEFKEAQASKESNAKASGARVSNANNDNSTKRK, from the coding sequence ATGACAACAGCTACACCTCAACCTCTTTCTGCGTACAGCCGAATCGTCACTGGAGGCACTCTTATTGCCATTATCAGTTGTTCGTTTCTTTTAGGGGTTCTATTTGCCAACTGGCCATATACAGACGGACTTTTATGGACTGTCCATGAGAGTATTGAACAACGGGAAGATGCCGCAAGGAGAGCATTGTCACATTACATCCACTGGTTGGAAATCCCAAAGTACATTCCATACACCATGTATGTGATTACCGGTGTCGGGTTTTTAGGTCTCGCCTCTAAGATCATTAGTCCTAACGAGGACGCCAAGTATTATGAGTATGGATCctttgttgttttcatcattgcAGTTTGTTGTTATATTTCCAATGTCAGATTTGGTGCGTATTCGGCACAGGCTGGCCAATGGGGGGAAGTGGACGAATTCACTGGGTTGACTGTCATTGCAGCAAGTGAAGTCATTATagttttccttttgctGGGCATTGTCATCATCCAATCTGGAATCTTCTATGCCCAGTACGAGGACGACAAGGTCAAGGCCGActttttgttgaaggagTTGAAGACCAAGTTGGCCCAACAAGAATTCAAGGAAGCTCAAGCATCTAAGGAGTCTAATGCTAAGGCTTCTGGCGCTCGTGTCTCCAATGCAAACAATGACAATTCTACAAAGAGGAAGTAG
- a CDS encoding uncharacterized protein (PKUD0B12100; similar to Saccharomyces cerevisiae YBR006W (UGA2); ancestral locus Anc_3.199): MSSSTEIKAFADKYGIKNVNLIRTGALVNGEWVYNTDDVFSVTDPGTGDHLLHVSNTKIEVIEQGIKDAQTAFESYLSKSTGRERGRILRKFYDLMLENFNDLAILCTIENGKSLTDSKGEITYASSFFEWFAEEAPRIYADNIPSAASNKRIITSKQPIGVVGILTPWNFPAAMITRKLGAAFAAGCSTVIKPATETPLSALALGYLAEEAGFPKGMLSMFPVDQKRTIQVGKLFCESPIVKKISFTGSTGVGKLLMQQSSSTLKKLSFELGGNAPFIVFEDADVDAAVQGAIGCKLRQSGQTCICANRLYIHEEVYEEFAAKFVAEVSKTVLGHGLEPDTTHGPLIHERAVAKVQEHIQDAVSKGAKVLYGGNRASHLGENFHELTVLGDVPKSARVNKEETFGPVVPLIRFSSEEEVLQLANDTEYGLAGYFFSRDYARIFRFGEKLQCGMVGANTGALGEAALPFGGIGWSGFGREGSKYGIDDYTVLKSIVIGGI, from the coding sequence ATGTCCTCAAGTACAGAAATCAAGGCTTTTGCAGATAAATACGGCATTAAGAATGTCAATTTGATCAGAACCGGTGCCCTAGTCAACGGGGAATGGGTTTACAACACTGATGATGTCTTCTCTGTTACTGACCCAGGTACAGGCGATCATTTGTTACATGTATCCAACACCAAGATCGAAGTGATTGAACAGGGTATCAAGGATGCACAGACAGCATTTGAGAGCTACCTCTCCAAATCTACAGGAAGAGAGAGAGGTAGaattttgagaaagttCTACGATTTGATGCTTGAGAATTTCAATGACTTGGCGATTCTTTGtactattgaaaatggcaaaTCTTTAACCGACTCCAAGGGTGAGATCACCTATGCTTCGAGTTTCTTTGAATGGTTTGCCGAAGAGGCTCCTAGAATTTACGCTGACAATATTCCTTCTGCAGCgtcaaacaaaagaatcaTCACTTCTAAACAGCCAATTGGTGTTGTGGGTATTCTAACTCCTTGGAATTTCCCTGCTGCCATGATTACCAGAAAATTAGGAGCTGCATTTGCTGCAGGTTGTTCCACCGTCATCAAACCAGCAACTGAAACACCACTATCTGCATTGGCATTGGGCTATTTAGCAGAAGAGGCGGGCTTCCCTAAGGGTATGCTGTCCATGTTCCCAGTTGACCAAAAGAGAACAATCCAAGTCGGTAAACTTTTTTGCGAGTCTCCCATCGTCAAGAAGATTTCATTTACAGGCTCAACAGGCGTTGGTAAACTATTAATGCAGCAATCTTCCTCTACTTTAAAGAAGTTGTCATTTGAGCTTGGTGGTAACGCTCCATTTATTGTTTTCGAAGATGCTGATGTTGATGCGGCAGTCCAGGGCGCTATTGGTTGTAAGCTAAGACAGTCAGGTCAAACTTGTATTTGTGCAAATAGACTCTACATTCACGAAGAAGTTTATGAAGAATTTGCAGCTAAGTTCGTTGCCGAAGTCTCTAAGACGGTCCTAGGCCACGGTTTGGAACCGGATACTACACATGGTCCATTGATTCATGAGAGAGCAGTTGCTAAAGTCCAAGAACACATCCAAGATGCTGTCAGTAAGGGTGCAAAAGTTTTATATGGTGGTAACAGAGCTTCACATCTTGGTGAAAATTTCCATGAGTTGACCGTCCTAGGTGATGTTCCAAAGAGCGCTAGAGTTAACAAGGAGGAAACTTTTGGTCCTGTCGTACCATTGATTAGGTTCTCATCTGAGGAGGAAGTTTTACAATTGGCAAATGATACTGAATACGGTTTAGCAGGTTACTTCTTCTCAAGAGATTATGCTAGAATCTTCAGATTTGGCGAAAAGCTACAATGCGGTATGGTTGGGGCAAACACCGGTGCTCTTGGTGAAGCCGCACTGCCATTTGGTGGTATCGGATGGTCTGGTTTCGGTAGAGAAGGATCAAAGTATGGTATTGACGACTATACTGTTCTTAAATCTATCGTTATCGGTGgaatctaa
- a CDS encoding uncharacterized protein (PKUD0B12140; similar to Saccharomyces cerevisiae YBR198C (TAF5); ancestral locus Anc_8.544), whose product MATPVDQSKGTPEAATSRTDTPSSQQQHQQQQQQQQQQQQQQQQQQQQQQQQQQQQQQQQQQQQQQQQQQHRQGNPAQQSTHGGPEMPLNLNRLVLEYLTRKGYHQTESTLRIESTKIPGSQSFNLTNANANYTQPSTATSDRSNLQFQQQQFLVKQNASKQRQFDEDPKMFSRAYILYRSWCENSLEMYKYELEKLLFPFYVYSFITLIERNETDEGHQFLLKFKSDHLLSHDQEIKNLLSITLPDHLHENNYANLFINNKYKVNLSNTSLNLILGFLNENQAIGGGILVRFLNNNFEVHTHSEVTTSSSDNNLNNLEGIPQIYELINLGSDHDNEKFKKSKATLISDSEKPLKLGPYPPDEEFTKELEAELKHRDEKAKTNDDQEQNNDETNKKPTLIEEYNENFKVDPKNEDSPAKGTLPLPQKSVYDLKRAIQEIQDSRSRIKLTSSSYSHLNNTGDGSRNVYISQPSLPSVCMYTFHNTNNDLTSLEYHPDSTMIAGGFQDSFIKLWSIDGSPLRSVLKNDLYNRDIDLNDDNDNGGANSGIPNILSRKLVGHSGPVYGLSFSPDGKYLLSSSADSTVRLWSLDTYTALVSYKGHGGAGGAGGAVSPVWDVEFSPLGHYFATASHDQTARLWSCDHIYPLRIFAGHLNDVDVVKFHPNGTYLFTGSSDKTVRMWDVARAESVRLFVGHTSPISDIACSPDGRWLATASVNEENYLNTSFGINDWTNSIGGGFQPIGSVPNAAKENTNGGDGIGNSGNNNNKKSKDDENTGAKDDKDLKKITSTNFTGSVIHIWDIASGRKLKTMRGHGSGGVHSLSWSRGGEVLVSGGADGSVRVWDAKKGTVDMIPGAQPERFNVGNGRRGKDDEKSVVQNYGSSDHMGVYFTKKTPVYKVAFTRRNLCLAAGPYMP is encoded by the coding sequence ATGGCCACTCCTGTAGACCAATCAAAGGGCACTCCCGAGGCTGCCACTTCTAGAACAGACACCCCATCCtcacaacaacaacatcaacaacaacaacaacaacagcaacaacaacaacagcaacaacagcaacaacaacaacaacaacaacaacaacaacaacaacaacaacaacaacaacaacaacaacaacaacaacaacaacaacagcatcGCCAAGGAAATCCAGCACAACAGTCCACGCATGGAGGACCAGAAATGCCCCTGAACCTAAACAGGCTAGTTCTTGAGTACCTTACTAGAAAGGGATACCATCAGACGGAATCCACCCTAAGAATTGAATCGACAAAAATTCCTGGCTCGCAATCGTTTAATCtaacaaatgcaaatgcaaacTACACACAACCGTCAACTGCTACCTCAGATCGCTCAAACCTTCAATTCCAACAGCAACAGTTTTTGGTCAAACAGAACGCCTCCAAGCAGAGACAGTTCGATGAAGATCCTAAGATGTTCTCAAGAGCATACATACTCTACCGTTCCTGGTGTGAGAACTCCTTGGAGATGTATAAATACGAACTCGAAAAGCTtttgtttccattttatGTGTACTCATTTATTACATTAATTGAACGAAATGAAACTGATGAAGGTCATcagtttcttttgaaattcaaatcaGACCATTTGTTGTCTCATGATCAAGAGATTAAAAACTTACTTTCAATCACTTTACCAGATCATCTACATGAGAATAACTATGCCAACCtattcatcaataacaaatatAAAGTTAATTTATCCAACACATCACTTAATCTAATACTTGGATTCttaaatgaaaatcaaGCAATTGGCGGCGGCATATTAGTCAGATTCCTGAATAATAATTTTGAGGTCCATACACATTCAGAGGTCACGACATCTTCCAGTGACAATAATCTAAATAATCTAGAAGGAATCCCTCAAATCTATGAGTTGATTAATTTGGGCTCCGACCATGACAAtgaaaagttcaagaagTCTAAGGCTACTCTGATATCAGACTCGGAAAAACCTCTAAAATTGGGGCCTTATCCACcagatgaagaattcaCCAAAGAGCTGGAAGCTGAGTTAAAACATAGAGACGAAAAGGCGAAAACTAACGATGATcaagaacaaaataatgatgaaactAATAAAAAGCCTACATTAATAGAAGAATATAACGAGAATTTTAAAGTTGATCCTAAAAACGAAGATTCGCCAGCCAAAGGAACCTTGCCCTTACCTCAAAAAAGTGTTTATGATTTAAAGCGTGCTATCCAAGAAATTCAAGATTCTCGTTCAAGAATTAAACtaacttcttcatcgtaTTCCCATCTGAATAATACCGGCGATGGTTCAAGGAATGTCTATATTTCACAGCCGTCGTTACCTTCTGTTTGTATGTATACTTTTCACAATACAAACAACGACTTAACATCATTGGAATATCACCCAGACTCAACGATGATAGCCGGAGGATTCCAAGATTCCTTCATTAAACTATGGAGTATTGATGGTTCCCCTTTACGCTCTGTTCTTAAGAACGATCTTTACAATCGAGACATTGATTTGAACGATGACAATGATAATGGTGGTGCAAATAGCGGAATACCAAACATTCTAAGTAGAAAATTGGTGGGACACTCAGGGCCTGTGTATGGCTTATCATTCTCTCCTGATGGGAAATATCTTTTATCCTCATCGGCTGATTCCACGGTTCGGTTGTGGTCGTTGGATACATATACAGCACTAGTTTCATATAAAGGACATGGTGGTGCAGGAGGTGCAGGAGGTGCAGTATCCCCTGTTTGGGACGTTGAATTCTCGCCATTAGGACATTATTTTGCAACAGCTTCTCATGATCAGACTGCTAGACTCTGGTCTTGTGACCACATTTATCCATTGCGTATTTTTGCAGGTCACTTAAATGATGTCGATGTTGTGAAATTCCATCCTAATGGTACTTATTTGTTCACAGGGTCAAGTGATAAAACAGTTAGAATGTGGGACGTTGCTCGGGCCGAAAGTGTTAGATTATTTGTCGGCCACACTTCACCGATTAGTGATATTGCATGTTCCCCTGATGGGCGTTGGTTAGCTACCGCTTCTGTCAATGAAGAGAACTATTTGAATACTTCATTCGGTATAAATGATTGGACAAATAGTATAGGTGGAGGATTCCAGCCAATAGGTAGTGTGCCTAACGCGGCTAAAGAGAATACAAACGGGGGTGATGGCATTGGTAACAGCGgcaacaataataacaagAAAAGTAAAGACGATGAAAATACTGGCGCAAAGGACGACAAAGACctaaagaaaataacaagTACTAATTTCACAGGTAGTGTCATACATATTTGGGATATTGCATCGGGTAGAAAGTTGAAAACCATGAGAGGACATGGATCAGGTGGTGTTCATTCTCTTTCATGGAGTAGAGGTGGTGAAGTGTTGGTCAGTGGTGGAGCAGATGGGTCTGTACGAGTCTGGGATGCTAAAAAAGGTACTGTTGATATGATTCCTGGTGCCCAGCCAGAAAGGTTCAATGTTGGTAATGGAAGGAGAGGTAAAGATGATGAGAAGAGTGTGGTGCAAAATTATGGATCAAGCGATCATATGGGTGTTTATTTTACCAAAAAAACGCCTGTTTACAAAGTTGCATTTACCAGAAGAAACTTATGTCTTGCAGCCGGTCCGTATATGCCCTAA
- a CDS encoding uncharacterized protein (PKUD0B12095; Pfam Domains: DUF77(2.9e-19)), producing the protein MRINFRANRQITIAINTALIIGHFHPKRNTRMHCLADVAITPIGPIDSIEKALELAKPLLEASGQEYVIHDGGFTIDAEWKDAMTLVGQIHEHLHKSGFVRVHSDMRVGTRTDKAQTMQDKINVVEKKLKQ; encoded by the exons ATGAGAATCAATTTTCGTGCAAATCGGCAGATTACCATAGCCATCAACACAGCTCTGATTATTGGGCACTTTCACCCCAAACGTAATACCAGAATGCATTGTTTAGCAGACGTGGCAATCACACCT ATAGGACCTATTGACtcaattgaaaaggcaTTAGAGCTTGCCAAACCACTTCTAGAAGCAAGTGGGCAAGAATATGTGATTCATGATGGTGGATTTACCATTGATGCCGAATGGAAGGACGCTATGACTTTGGTTGGTCAGATACATGAACATTTGCACAAATCAGGATTTGTGAGGGTTCATTCCGACATGAGAGTGGGTACACGGACAGACAAGGCACAAACAATGCAAGACAAAATTAATGTTGttgagaagaaattgaagcaaTAG
- a CDS encoding uncharacterized protein (PKUD0B12110; similar to Saccharomyces cerevisiae YOL058W (ARG1); ancestral locus Anc_3.170) — MSKGKVCLAYSGGLDTSVILAWLLEQGYEVVAFMANIGQEEDFEAAEKKALAIGATKFVCVDVRKEFVEEVLYPCVQVNGIYENVYLLGTSLARPVISKAQIDVAEQEGCFAVSHGCTGKGNDQVRFELSFYALKPDVKVIAPWRDPEFFKRFAGRKDLLDYAAEKGIPVTQTKSKPWSTDENMAHISFEAGILEDPDTTPPKDMWKLTVDPQDAPDKPEDFEVEFSKGKPVRLTTSDGKSVSDPLELFLTANAIARRNGVGRIDIVENRFIGIKSRGCYETPGLTLLRSTHIDLEGLTLDREVRAIRDSFVTPTYSKLLYNGMYFTPECEYVRTMIQPSQNTVNGVVRARCYKGNLIILGRSSSTEKLYDATESSMDELTGFEPQDTTGFIAIQAIRIKKYGEKVREDGSSLAL, encoded by the coding sequence ATGTCAAAGGGTAAGGTTTGTTTAGCATATTCCGGTGGTTTGGATACCTCCGTTATTTTAGCATGGTTATTAGAACAAGGTTACGAAGTTGTTGCCTTCATGGCCAACATTGGTCAAGAGGAAGACTTTGAAGCAGCAGAGAAGAAGGCTTTAGCTATTGGTGCAACCAAGTTTGTCTGTGTTGATGTTAGAAAAGAATTTGTCGAGGAAGTGTTATACCCTTGTGTTCAAGTTAATGGTATTTATGAGAATGTTTATCTCTTAGGTACCTCATTGGCTAGACCTGTTATTTCAAAGGCCCAAATTGATGTCGCTGAACAAGAAGGCTGTTTTGCTGTCTCCCATGGTTGTACTGGTAAGGGTAACGATCAAGTTAGATTTGAACTATCCTTTTATGCCCTCAAGCCAGATGTCAAGGTCATTGCTCCATGGAGAGATcctgaatttttcaagagattTGCCGGTAGAAAAGACTTGTTAGACTATGCAGCCGAAAAGGGCATTCCAGTCACCCAAACCAAATCAAAGCCATGGTCCACTGATGAAAACATGGCACATATTTCATTCGAAGCAGGTATTCTCGAAGATCCAGACACTACTCCACCAAAGGACATGTGGAAATTGACTGTCGATCCGCAAGATGCGCCTGATAAGCCTGAAGActttgaagttgaattcTCCAAGGGTAAACCAGTTAGATTGACCACTAGTGACGGTAAGTCTGTCAGTGATCCATTAGAGTTATTCCTAACTGCTAATGCAATTGCAAGAAGAAACGGTGTTGGTAGAATcgatattgttgaaaacagatTTATTGGTATCAAGTCAAGAGGTTGTTATGAAACTCCTGGCTTAACCCTCTTAAGATCAACACACATTGATTTGGAAGGTTTGACATTGGACAGAGAAGTTAGAGCGATTAGAGACTCATTTGTTACCCCAACATATTCCAAGTTATTGTACAATGGTATGTACTTTACTCCAGAATGTGAGTACGTTAGAACCATGATCCAACCATCTCAAAACACTGTCAATGGTGTCGTTAGAGCCAGATGTTACAAGGGTAACCTCATCATCTTGGGTAGATCTTCTTCTACTGAGAAATTATATGATGCGACTGAATCTTCCATGGATGAACTAACTGGTTTTGAGCCACAAGACACCACTGGTTTCATCGCTATTCAAGCAATTAGAATCAAGAAGTATGGTGAAAAGGTTAGGGAAGACGGTAGCTCATTAGCTTTATAA
- a CDS encoding uncharacterized protein (PKUD0B12125) produces the protein MYHYQFYRCRLYAAQKLYTFIFNTLLTALSFDLSCLQDKTHSMDTGDQTHKTDQVRINPESILACPPKPVSLPYDLPALPSKHEVAAQMKHLETQLIPRLSAFVDLPLREPANDSLPVYQRWKQEVQRLNPGLTSISNIMAPTKKNT, from the coding sequence aTGTACCACTATCAATTTTATCGCTGTCGCTTATACGCTGCTCAAAAACTGtatacttttatttttaacaCCTTGCTAACAGCTCTTTCTTTCGACTTGTCTTGTCTTCAAGACAAGACCCACTCAATGGATACTGGAGACCAGACTCACAAAACTGACCAAGTCCGTATCAATCCAGAGAGCATCCTAGCTTGCCCTCCAAAACCAGTGTCACTCCCTTACGATCTCCCAGCACTTCCTTCAAAGCATGAAGTGGCCGCCCAAATGAAACATCTCGAAACGCAGCTGATCCCCCGCTTAAGTGCCTTTGTTGATTTGCCCCTTAGAGAACCTGCTAATGATTCTCTTCCCGTGTATCAGAGGTGGAAACAGGAAGTGCAAAGACTCAACCCTGGACTGACCTCCATCTCTAATATAATGGCTCctacaaagaaaaacacgTAG